In Clostridium sp. SY8519, one genomic interval encodes:
- the buk gene encoding butyrate kinase → MRVPAAKNVDLSEVDAVVGRGVGLFACEGGTYEIDDLVLDHATRDVAEIHHPATLGIQIAKEIADELNVPAFYVNPMPVDELCDEARMTGVKGLYRTARSHPLNQKQVAIHHSEVVGKKYEDCNYVILHMGGGISITAHKKGRMVDTSRAGDAQGAICPNRSGDLCVDDIANLLKKGYTFEDCYELASNRGGLVDLLGTDDVRKVKEMIANGDKFAKLCYDAMIYTIIKWTAMMAGAMYGEVDGILLTGGMAYDEELVERIKQGCEWIAPVYVYAGSFETEGMASGAIRVLSGQEQAKKYTGKPVWDGFDFVD, encoded by the coding sequence ATCCGGGTTCCAGCAGCAAAAAATGTAGATCTCTCAGAGGTTGACGCAGTGGTCGGCCGCGGTGTCGGTCTGTTTGCATGCGAGGGTGGAACCTATGAGATCGATGATCTGGTACTTGACCATGCGACACGCGATGTGGCTGAGATCCATCATCCGGCGACACTTGGCATCCAGATCGCAAAAGAGATCGCAGATGAGCTGAATGTACCGGCATTTTATGTCAATCCGATGCCGGTGGATGAGCTGTGTGACGAAGCGCGTATGACAGGCGTGAAGGGCCTGTATCGTACAGCACGTTCTCATCCGCTGAATCAGAAACAGGTGGCGATCCATCACAGTGAAGTGGTCGGAAAGAAATATGAAGACTGCAATTATGTCATTCTGCACATGGGCGGCGGCATCAGCATTACCGCACATAAAAAGGGCAGAATGGTAGATACCTCCCGTGCCGGTGATGCACAGGGTGCGATCTGCCCGAACCGCTCCGGTGATCTGTGTGTCGATGATATCGCAAACCTCCTGAAAAAAGGATACACCTTTGAAGACTGCTATGAGCTTGCTTCCAACAGAGGCGGTCTGGTAGACCTTCTCGGAACCGATGACGTCCGCAAGGTAAAAGAAATGATCGCAAACGGCGATAAGTTCGCAAAGCTCTGCTACGACGCAATGATCTATACGATCATCAAATGGACCGCAATGATGGCTGGCGCGATGTACGGCGAAGTCGACGGCATTCTGCTGACAGGCGGTATGGCATATGATGAGGAGCTTGTTGAGCGCATCAAGCAGGGATGCGAGTGGATCGCCCCGGTTTATGTATATGCAGGAAGTTTTGAGACGGAAGGCATGGCATCAGGTGCGATCCGTGTACTCTCCGGTCAGGAGCAGGCAAAGAAATATACGGGCAAACCGGTCTGGGACGGTTTTGATTTCGTAGATTGA
- a CDS encoding MFS transporter, whose amino-acid sequence MEKNRKLSTSLTDNRFGTWGWSMIFYTMILYFFYAAITTDGMNLIPNAFAAAHGWDSTVLLSAATPAGLIGLVGGFVFGRLVIKTKPRNMSGFALIITGILYALLGFVPSVTLYIVDLCVICFFASGFGTAACPAFIANWFPRKKGIALGWATMGAPISSSAFVAGFSVLLATKGIHTAFMIFGIFAVVIGIITFFWAKNEPADVNFLPDNMALDEDIATQEVHVDNEKFSIKNILKNKNTWLIIFGYGLLWMVLVGIIAQFVPRMMSVGYSNGEALMFMTITSIIAIPGSYLWGWLDSKFGTKSITIIFAVSYIAALILLITSFNTVCVWLGCIFAGLGIGGLLNLLASMIISQFGREGFMSANSIIYPLANVVRTFAFVLMGVLLTISHGSFTLPYVVFIFLDIAGAIIIMFIPYKKPKAADAAQ is encoded by the coding sequence ATGGAAAAGAACAGGAAACTATCAACGAGTTTAACAGACAACAGGTTTGGGACCTGGGGCTGGAGCATGATCTTCTATACGATGATCCTGTATTTCTTTTATGCAGCGATCACGACAGACGGCATGAACCTGATCCCGAACGCCTTTGCGGCAGCACACGGATGGGATTCCACCGTACTTCTTTCCGCTGCGACCCCGGCAGGTCTGATCGGCCTCGTAGGCGGTTTCGTATTCGGCCGTCTGGTCATTAAGACAAAACCGCGTAACATGTCAGGATTTGCATTGATCATTACAGGTATTCTGTATGCGCTGCTCGGATTTGTACCTTCCGTTACTCTTTACATTGTAGATCTGTGTGTGATCTGCTTCTTCGCATCCGGTTTCGGTACTGCTGCATGTCCGGCATTCATCGCAAACTGGTTCCCGCGTAAAAAAGGTATCGCACTCGGATGGGCAACCATGGGTGCACCGATCAGTTCTTCTGCATTCGTAGCAGGCTTTTCTGTACTGCTTGCAACCAAAGGCATCCACACAGCATTTATGATTTTTGGAATCTTTGCAGTGGTTATTGGTATCATTACTTTCTTCTGGGCAAAGAATGAGCCGGCTGATGTCAACTTCCTGCCGGATAACATGGCGCTCGATGAGGACATCGCAACACAGGAAGTACATGTAGACAACGAGAAATTCTCAATCAAGAACATCTTAAAGAACAAGAACACATGGCTGATCATCTTTGGTTATGGTCTGCTATGGATGGTTCTGGTTGGTATCATCGCACAGTTTGTACCGCGTATGATGTCTGTTGGATATTCTAACGGTGAAGCGCTGATGTTCATGACCATCACATCCATCATCGCAATCCCGGGAAGTTATCTCTGGGGCTGGCTGGATTCCAAATTCGGCACCAAGAGCATTACGATCATCTTTGCAGTTTCCTATATTGCAGCTCTGATCCTGCTCATCACATCCTTTAACACCGTATGTGTATGGCTTGGATGTATCTTCGCAGGACTTGGTATCGGTGGTCTGTTGAACCTGCTCGCATCCATGATCATTTCACAGTTCGGCCGTGAAGGCTTTATGTCCGCGAACAGTATCATTTATCCGCTGGCAAACGTGGTACGTACCTTTGCATTCGTTCTGATGGGCGTCCTGCTGACCATTTCCCATGGAAGCTTCACATTACCGTATGTGGTATTCATCTTCCTGGATATCGCCGGTGCGATCATCATCATGTTCATCCCGTATAAGAAGCCGAAAGCTGCTGACGCGGCACAATAA
- a CDS encoding uroporphyrinogen decarboxylase family protein, which yields MPLTPKENYLNFLNHKEIEWSPVEIVDCSYIGFGSVPGPIFEKGPIGGGLDGFGVNWICPPTGNGASVPDPSQRIMDIDNFTEWRDIVKIPDVNAMDWDQIAAREFQFCQGYDLNINALQYRCGTGVFERLAALMGFGDALIALIEESEKVKELFDKITDFKIATAKKVKDYINPDVFVNYDDICTQLSPFISHEQYEELIKPYHKRLYDACWELEMIPLRHTCGKTESFIEDMIEIGAAGWTSVQPTNDIEGLLSKYGDRFCIIGGWNSAGAVALPDASFESRVEEIHRCFDTYGKYDAFAMFCFVLVNTTNPAEVGATLGPLLGECEKYSHMLGRRHRV from the coding sequence ATGCCATTAACCCCTAAAGAAAACTATTTAAACTTCTTAAACCACAAAGAAATCGAATGGTCACCGGTTGAGATCGTTGACTGTTCCTATATCGGATTCGGTTCGGTTCCGGGACCGATCTTTGAAAAAGGTCCGATCGGTGGCGGTCTTGACGGCTTCGGCGTCAACTGGATCTGCCCGCCAACCGGAAACGGTGCTTCCGTTCCTGATCCGTCGCAGCGCATCATGGATATCGACAACTTCACCGAATGGCGCGACATCGTAAAGATTCCGGATGTCAATGCGATGGACTGGGATCAGATCGCCGCCAGAGAGTTTCAATTCTGCCAGGGCTACGACCTGAATATCAATGCTCTGCAATATAGATGCGGTACCGGTGTGTTTGAACGTCTGGCAGCTCTGATGGGCTTTGGCGATGCACTGATCGCTCTGATCGAAGAATCGGAAAAAGTCAAAGAACTGTTTGACAAAATTACGGATTTTAAGATCGCAACCGCAAAAAAAGTCAAAGACTACATTAATCCGGATGTATTTGTCAATTATGATGACATCTGCACACAGCTCTCACCGTTTATCTCTCATGAACAGTACGAAGAGCTGATCAAGCCCTACCACAAGCGTCTCTATGATGCCTGCTGGGAACTGGAAATGATCCCGCTGCGGCACACTTGCGGAAAAACAGAAAGCTTTATCGAAGATATGATCGAGATTGGTGCTGCAGGATGGACCTCTGTTCAGCCGACGAATGACATCGAGGGTCTGCTGTCAAAATACGGCGACCGTTTCTGTATCATTGGCGGTTGGAATTCTGCCGGCGCAGTCGCACTTCCGGATGCATCATTCGAATCCCGTGTTGAAGAAATCCACAGATGCTTTGACACTTACGGGAAGTACGATGCATTCGCGATGTTCTGTTTCGTGCTTGTCAACACGACCAATCCGGCTGAGGTCGGCGCAACACTCGGCCCCCTGCTTGGAGAATGTGAAAAATACTCCCACATGCTCGGCAGAAGACACCGGGTATAG
- a CDS encoding helix-turn-helix domain-containing protein: MLKYCTAFLAHGIAQTDVMLVQNHERLTTMLAEVIRSGTVNRTMLQAEAEKMPWGLEDSYQVIYVQPSAQDVYYSALDYQCRELTRLLGDAAAFVYEASIICVLHKVSGDEKKNRDADFTVYVRENDFRAGTSNIFNGLYKIHDYYRQAQLALSIGMKENPMHWIHAFSDVTFGYLLNKMTEDFSAEELVSPIFFRLKQYDDENGTEYIRTLEAYLDHNMNVVQTANQLFVHRATVIYRIKRICEIGHTDLKDKRELLHLGITFTLLQD; encoded by the coding sequence TTGCTGAAATACTGCACAGCGTTTCTGGCGCATGGAATCGCGCAGACGGATGTCATGCTTGTGCAGAATCATGAACGTTTGACCACGATGCTGGCTGAGGTCATCCGAAGCGGGACTGTGAACCGTACCATGCTTCAGGCGGAAGCAGAGAAGATGCCCTGGGGACTGGAAGATAGTTATCAGGTGATCTATGTGCAACCGAGTGCACAGGATGTCTATTATTCTGCACTGGATTATCAGTGCAGGGAGCTGACGCGGCTGTTGGGAGATGCAGCAGCATTTGTTTATGAGGCGTCGATCATTTGTGTGCTTCATAAGGTGTCCGGAGATGAAAAGAAGAACCGGGATGCTGATTTTACGGTCTACGTAAGAGAAAACGATTTTCGCGCCGGTACCAGCAATATATTCAACGGTTTGTATAAGATCCATGATTATTACAGGCAGGCACAGCTGGCATTATCCATTGGGATGAAGGAAAATCCGATGCACTGGATCCATGCGTTTTCGGATGTGACCTTTGGATATCTTTTAAATAAGATGACAGAAGATTTTTCGGCTGAAGAGCTGGTATCCCCGATTTTCTTCAGGTTAAAACAATATGATGATGAAAACGGTACAGAATATATCCGGACACTGGAAGCATATCTGGATCATAATATGAACGTGGTACAGACCGCAAATCAATTGTTTGTTCATCGCGCAACCGTGATCTACCGGATCAAAAGGATCTGTGAGATCGGGCATACGGACCTAAAAGACAAACGAGAGTTATTGCATCTGGGAATCACATTTACCCTATTGCAGGACTGA
- a CDS encoding IS110 family transposase: protein MSIPGIGPLSAAVIYSEYGDISNFSNPGQMLAFAGIEPGINESGTESHRAEWLSVDHLNSDIH, encoded by the coding sequence ATGTCTATCCCTGGCATCGGTCCTTTATCAGCTGCTGTGATCTATTCAGAATACGGAGACATATCTAATTTTTCTAATCCCGGACAGATGCTCGCATTTGCCGGAATAGAACCAGGAATAAATGAATCCGGAACTGAATCTCACAGGGCAGAATGGTTAAGCGTGGATCATCTCAACTCCGATATACATTGA
- a CDS encoding IS110 family transposase: MSMYFIGIDISKYKHDCCIISAVDQKVVSKITIKNDKNGFDELLAIINSLSNPEDIRIGFESTAHYALNLELFLEKSLQTFMEVNPVLISEFKKSKTLRRTKTDSVDCEAIARWLMTVEYKPHSKGFYHAYSLKSLTRLRDRLVRQRSFYLVKITNVLDHTFPEFKPFFPCIKPWPRK; this comes from the coding sequence ATGTCTATGTACTTTATAGGAATTGATATTTCCAAGTACAAACACGATTGCTGCATTATATCTGCAGTTGATCAAAAAGTAGTCTCAAAAATCACTATCAAAAATGATAAGAATGGCTTTGATGAACTACTGGCCATCATCAACTCTTTATCCAATCCTGAGGACATAAGAATAGGGTTTGAATCAACTGCCCATTATGCTCTCAATCTCGAACTCTTCCTTGAAAAATCTCTCCAAACCTTCATGGAAGTAAACCCTGTGCTTATCAGCGAATTCAAAAAATCAAAAACTTTAAGGCGTACAAAAACCGACTCTGTTGACTGCGAAGCAATAGCTCGTTGGTTAATGACTGTTGAGTACAAACCCCATTCAAAAGGATTTTATCACGCTTATTCCCTTAAGTCATTAACACGTTTACGAGATAGGCTTGTTCGCCAGCGTTCCTTTTATCTTGTGAAAATCACAAACGTGCTGGATCACACATTCCCTGAGTTTAAGCCCTTCTTTCCCTGTATAAAACCTTGGCCAAGGAAATAG
- a CDS encoding MATE family efflux transporter has protein sequence MREQTVKAMGNPLGTLPIAKLLPKFAIPAVISMIVSALYNIVDQIFIGWGVGVLGNAATNVAFPIPTICLSLALLAGIGGSANYNICSGKGEEEEGLKFAGNALSMMVILGVAMLAGILIFLRPLLFVFGATDQVMPYAVDYARIIAYGLPFYFLGFGATHLIRADRSPAFSMFCGIIGAVINLVLDPIFIFGFHWEMKGAALATILGQIVTAVIAVIYFAKLSSMKIRKQHLVPGGFFFRRIFVLGIGGAIFNLSIALSQIVMNNVIRAIGPSSVYGVEIPLACVGIIVKIDQVFRGIGIGVHQGCQPIFGFNYGAKKYDRVRECFRRASIAVIITGVIFFAAFMLFPKGILSMFGAESEAFFAFGVRFFRIYLMFTILNALPQLISGFFTAVGKPVPAAMIPVIKHIFTFIPLVLLLPMLLGMDGIMLAGAISDAIIIVVSLLMVRKALKKLTMAKTC, from the coding sequence ATGAGAGAACAGACAGTAAAAGCAATGGGGAATCCGTTAGGGACGCTGCCGATCGCAAAGCTATTGCCTAAATTTGCCATTCCGGCAGTGATCAGCATGATTGTCAGCGCACTCTATAATATAGTAGACCAGATCTTCATCGGCTGGGGTGTCGGTGTGTTGGGAAATGCGGCGACGAATGTGGCCTTCCCGATCCCGACGATCTGCCTGTCTCTCGCTTTGCTTGCAGGAATCGGCGGCTCAGCGAATTATAATATCTGTTCCGGCAAGGGCGAGGAAGAAGAGGGGCTGAAATTTGCCGGCAACGCATTGTCGATGATGGTGATCTTAGGTGTTGCCATGCTGGCCGGAATCCTCATTTTCTTAAGGCCGCTGTTGTTTGTATTTGGCGCGACAGACCAGGTCATGCCTTATGCGGTGGATTATGCCAGGATCATTGCGTACGGGTTGCCGTTTTATTTCCTTGGTTTTGGCGCGACACATCTGATCCGTGCTGACAGAAGCCCTGCATTTTCCATGTTTTGCGGGATCATCGGTGCAGTGATCAATCTGGTGTTAGATCCAATCTTTATCTTCGGTTTTCACTGGGAAATGAAAGGCGCAGCGCTTGCCACGATCCTCGGACAAATTGTAACGGCAGTTATTGCGGTTATTTATTTCGCGAAGTTGTCCTCCATGAAGATCAGGAAGCAGCATCTTGTGCCCGGTGGCTTCTTTTTTAGACGGATTTTTGTACTGGGGATCGGCGGTGCGATCTTTAATCTGTCCATCGCATTAAGCCAGATCGTCATGAACAATGTGATTCGTGCGATCGGACCATCATCTGTCTATGGCGTTGAGATTCCGCTTGCGTGTGTCGGCATCATCGTCAAGATCGATCAGGTCTTCCGTGGGATCGGGATCGGCGTCCATCAGGGCTGTCAGCCGATCTTCGGCTTTAATTACGGAGCAAAAAAATATGACAGGGTACGGGAGTGCTTCAGACGTGCATCGATTGCTGTGATCATAACAGGTGTTATATTCTTTGCAGCATTTATGCTGTTTCCGAAAGGGATCCTGTCGATGTTTGGCGCGGAGTCAGAAGCATTCTTTGCATTTGGTGTCCGATTCTTTAGGATCTATCTGATGTTTACGATCCTGAATGCGTTACCGCAGCTGATATCCGGGTTCTTTACGGCAGTCGGGAAGCCGGTGCCGGCAGCAATGATTCCCGTGATCAAGCATATTTTCACGTTTATTCCATTGGTTTTGCTTCTTCCGATGCTGCTCGGAATGGATGGGATCATGCTTGCGGGTGCAATCTCTGATGCGATCATCATCGTCGTTTCTCTGCTTATGGTAAGAAAAGCATTGAAAAAATTAACAATGGCGAAGACTTGCTGA
- the thyA gene encoding thymidylate synthase, protein MSYADKVFKAMCTDILEHGTSTEGEKVRPHWADGTSAYTIKQFCVVNRYDLSKEFPALTLRRTAIKSATDELLWIWQQKSNNIHDLHSHIWDSWADADGSIGKAYGYQMGVKHQYKEGMFDQVDRVIYDLKHNPYSRRIMTNLYVHQDLHEMNLYPCAYSMTFNVTRRPDTDRLVLNGILNQRSQDVLAANNWNVCQYAVLLHMLAQVCDMQVGEFVHVIADAHIYDRHVPLIRELISREEHPAPKFWLNPEVRDFYDFTRDDVKLIDYVTGPQITDIPVAI, encoded by the coding sequence ATGAGCTACGCAGACAAAGTATTTAAAGCGATGTGTACGGATATTCTGGAACACGGCACCAGCACCGAGGGTGAGAAAGTGCGTCCGCATTGGGCAGACGGTACCAGCGCGTATACCATCAAACAGTTCTGCGTGGTCAACCGATATGATCTGTCAAAAGAATTTCCGGCCCTGACGCTGCGGCGGACAGCCATCAAGAGCGCCACCGACGAACTGCTCTGGATCTGGCAGCAGAAGTCAAACAATATCCACGACCTGCACAGCCACATCTGGGATTCCTGGGCAGATGCCGACGGATCCATCGGAAAGGCCTACGGCTATCAGATGGGAGTGAAGCATCAGTATAAGGAAGGCATGTTTGACCAGGTGGACCGGGTGATTTATGATCTGAAGCACAATCCGTACAGCCGCAGAATCATGACAAATCTCTACGTGCATCAGGATCTGCACGAGATGAATCTGTATCCCTGTGCCTACAGCATGACCTTTAATGTGACCCGGCGGCCGGATACGGACCGCCTGGTGCTGAACGGCATCTTAAATCAGCGCTCCCAGGATGTGCTGGCAGCGAACAACTGGAATGTATGCCAGTACGCGGTACTGCTGCATATGCTGGCTCAGGTCTGTGACATGCAGGTGGGAGAATTTGTCCATGTGATTGCAGACGCGCATATTTACGACCGGCATGTGCCGTTAATCCGGGAGCTGATTTCCAGAGAAGAGCACCCGGCGCCGAAATTCTGGCTGAATCCGGAAGTCAGGGATTTCTATGATTTTACCAGAGATGATGTAAAACTGATCGACTATGTAACCGGACCGCAGATTACGGATATTCCGGTGGCGATCTGA
- a CDS encoding dihydrofolate reductase, with protein sequence MKLIAAADKNWGIGKNNQLLVSIPEDMKFFRSTTMNGVVVMGRRTLDSFPGGRPLPRRVNIVLTAQQNFSREGVIVVHSLEELDRVLAGYDSDSIYIIGGESVYRQLKDRCDTAYVTRIDYAYDADAWFPDLDADPDWEVTAVSEEQIYFDLIYHFCTYKRKEKEAGSHE encoded by the coding sequence ATGAAATTAATTGCAGCAGCAGACAAAAACTGGGGAATCGGCAAAAATAACCAGCTGCTGGTTTCGATTCCGGAAGACATGAAATTTTTCCGCAGCACCACCATGAACGGCGTGGTTGTTATGGGACGCAGGACGCTGGACAGTTTTCCCGGCGGCCGGCCGCTTCCCCGGCGGGTCAATATCGTACTTACCGCACAGCAGAATTTTTCCAGAGAAGGTGTCATTGTAGTGCATTCCCTGGAAGAGCTGGACCGGGTGCTGGCAGGGTATGATTCGGACAGCATCTATATCATCGGAGGCGAAAGCGTTTACCGTCAGTTGAAGGACCGCTGCGATACCGCCTATGTCACACGGATTGACTACGCCTATGACGCGGATGCCTGGTTCCCGGACCTGGACGCGGATCCGGACTGGGAAGTGACAGCAGTCAGCGAGGAGCAGATCTATTTTGATCTGATCTATCATTTCTGCACTTATAAGAGGAAAGAAAAAGAAGCAGGCAGTCATGAGTAA
- a CDS encoding AEC family transporter — protein sequence MSNFLFSINTTFPIFLVMVLGYFLRRIGMLNDNFVTVCNKLNFKVTLPFLVFHDLSNVNIRAEFDARFVLFCAVATSAGFFGAWILGKLFVKDKHSIGAFTQASFRSSAAVMGLAFIQNIYGASAMGALMIVGAVPLYNIYSVIVLTIEGDDPNFKEGDGRIRQTFLNILKNPIIIGVVLGIVFGLINNPLPQLVNSTIATVAKTATPLALIALGAGFEGRKALKKIKPTIGASLYKLVFQAAVFVPIAAAMGFRGEKMVAIIIMLAAPATPSCYIMAKNMYNDGTLTASIVVATTLIASVTLTAWIFLAKTLGLI from the coding sequence ATGAGTAATTTTCTGTTCAGTATCAATACTACCTTTCCGATCTTTTTGGTTATGGTCCTGGGGTACTTCCTCCGCCGGATCGGAATGCTTAATGATAACTTTGTAACCGTATGCAATAAACTGAATTTCAAGGTCACGCTGCCGTTTCTGGTATTTCACGACCTGTCCAATGTCAACATACGGGCAGAATTTGACGCCAGATTCGTCCTGTTCTGCGCTGTTGCCACTTCGGCCGGGTTCTTCGGAGCCTGGATTCTGGGCAAACTATTTGTAAAAGATAAACACAGCATCGGCGCTTTCACCCAGGCCTCCTTCCGCAGCAGCGCGGCAGTCATGGGACTGGCGTTTATACAGAATATATACGGTGCTTCTGCAATGGGCGCGCTGATGATTGTCGGCGCGGTACCATTGTATAATATTTATTCGGTAATTGTTCTGACCATTGAGGGCGATGACCCGAATTTCAAAGAAGGCGATGGCAGGATCCGTCAGACATTCCTGAATATACTGAAGAATCCAATCATTATCGGTGTAGTTTTGGGAATTGTCTTCGGACTGATCAATAATCCGTTGCCCCAGCTGGTGAACTCCACAATCGCGACAGTGGCCAAGACGGCGACCCCGCTGGCACTGATTGCGTTGGGAGCAGGCTTTGAAGGGCGGAAAGCTTTAAAGAAAATCAAGCCTACCATAGGCGCTTCTCTCTACAAGCTGGTGTTCCAGGCGGCAGTATTTGTTCCCATTGCCGCAGCCATGGGATTCCGCGGAGAGAAGATGGTTGCAATCATCATAATGCTTGCGGCGCCGGCGACCCCGAGCTGCTATATTATGGCGAAAAACATGTACAACGACGGCACGTTAACGGCGAGCATCGTTGTGGCGACTACGCTGATTGCGTCTGTGACGCTGACGGCGTGGATTTTCCTGGCAAAAACACTGGGACTGATCTAA
- the ilvB gene encoding biosynthetic-type acetolactate synthase large subunit, with translation MDITGKKLFVKALREEGVDTLFAYPGGMVTNLLDELHRTGEDIRLILPRHEQALAHEAEGYARETGKPGVCLVTSGPGATNTVTAITDAFYDSVPLVVFTGQVPLNLIGNDSFQEVDIVGMTRGVTKYSVTVRDREKLGTIIKMAFQIATSGKPGPVLIDFPNNIQMAYGPSEYPDHVDIRGYKPNTSVHIGQLKRAYRLLKVAARPIILAGGGVNLSGAQKELEEFSEKTHIPIVTTVMGKGAVRWDHPYYVGNSGMHGRYAANIAVSRADVLFSVGCRFSDRITGDLNEFSPKAKIIHIDIDPAAISRNVAVDVPIVGDAKAALAQLNEWADEKDTTEWMKQIAAWEKEHPLEMRRDLGMTPQMIMEGCNQVFDGETTFVTDVGQHQMFAAQYINTDDKTKFFTSGGLGVMGYGFPAALGCKLAHPERDVVCITGDGGFQMNMQEMATAMIYHIPVVVVLLNNHYLGMVQQMQHYFYGKRYSLTCLRKDENCPYDCKGEGKQCPENYYPNFVKWAESYEAHAIRVTKEEEILPALQQAKANTDAPTVIEFIISSENRVLPMVKGGNPMTEMILEN, from the coding sequence ATGGATATTACAGGAAAGAAATTATTTGTAAAAGCCCTGCGGGAAGAAGGGGTGGATACGTTATTCGCCTATCCCGGAGGCATGGTGACGAATCTTTTGGACGAACTGCACCGGACCGGTGAAGACATCCGCCTCATTCTGCCGCGGCACGAACAGGCCCTGGCCCATGAAGCAGAAGGATACGCGCGGGAGACCGGCAAACCGGGCGTCTGTCTGGTAACCAGCGGCCCCGGCGCAACCAATACGGTGACCGCGATTACCGACGCGTTTTATGACAGCGTCCCCCTGGTGGTATTTACCGGCCAGGTGCCCCTGAATCTGATCGGCAACGATTCCTTCCAGGAAGTGGATATTGTGGGAATGACCCGCGGCGTCACCAAATACAGCGTAACCGTCCGCGACCGGGAAAAACTGGGAACCATTATCAAAATGGCCTTCCAGATTGCCACATCCGGCAAACCGGGACCGGTGCTGATCGATTTTCCGAATAACATTCAGATGGCCTACGGCCCGTCGGAATATCCGGATCACGTGGATATCCGCGGATACAAGCCCAACACCAGCGTCCATATCGGACAGCTGAAGCGGGCCTATCGTCTGCTGAAAGTGGCGGCCCGTCCGATTATTCTGGCCGGCGGCGGCGTCAATCTGTCCGGCGCGCAGAAAGAACTGGAAGAATTTTCCGAAAAGACCCACATTCCGATTGTTACTACCGTTATGGGCAAGGGGGCCGTGCGCTGGGATCATCCCTATTATGTGGGAAACAGCGGCATGCACGGCCGGTATGCGGCCAATATTGCGGTCAGCAGGGCGGATGTGCTGTTTTCCGTCGGCTGCCGTTTCAGTGACCGGATTACCGGAGACCTGAATGAATTTTCCCCGAAGGCCAAGATCATTCACATCGATATCGATCCGGCGGCGATTTCCCGAAATGTGGCCGTGGACGTGCCGATTGTGGGTGACGCGAAGGCGGCGCTGGCGCAGCTGAATGAATGGGCTGACGAAAAAGATACCACCGAGTGGATGAAGCAGATCGCGGCCTGGGAAAAGGAACACCCTCTGGAGATGCGCAGAGATCTGGGAATGACGCCCCAGATGATCATGGAAGGCTGCAATCAGGTCTTTGACGGTGAGACGACTTTTGTCACGGATGTGGGACAGCACCAGATGTTTGCCGCGCAGTATATCAATACCGATGACAAAACGAAGTTTTTCACTTCCGGCGGATTGGGCGTGATGGGATACGGGTTCCCGGCAGCCCTGGGATGCAAACTGGCCCATCCGGAGCGGGATGTGGTCTGCATTACCGGCGACGGCGGATTCCAGATGAATATGCAGGAAATGGCCACCGCCATGATTTATCATATCCCGGTGGTAGTGGTATTGCTGAACAACCACTATCTGGGCATGGTACAGCAGATGCAGCATTATTTCTACGGCAAGCGGTACTCCCTGACCTGTCTGCGCAAGGATGAGAACTGTCCTTATGACTGCAAAGGAGAGGGAAAACAGTGCCCGGAGAACTACTACCCGAACTTTGTGAAATGGGCAGAGTCCTACGAAGCCCATGCCATCCGCGTCACAAAGGAAGAGGAGATTCTTCCGGCCCTGCAGCAGGCAAAGGCAAATACCGACGCACCTACCGTGATTGAATTTATCATTTCTTCAGAGAACCGCGTGCTGCCCATGGTCAAAGGCGGCAATCCGATGACAGAAATGATTCTGGAAAATTAA